In the Arcobacter sp. F155 genome, one interval contains:
- a CDS encoding FtsW/RodA/SpoVE family cell cycle protein, translated as MHSNKNQIKNNRVYQADYVLFLLVSSLIIISIIFSYSLSVYTVQYYEYNQFHFFLRQLFVGIVSILLMWGFSLIDPDKVVNRLGMFLFILFFILMAVMPFLPSSLVTASGGANRWIRLPGFSLSPVEFFKIGFIYFLSWSFHRRLIEIPKKITLKEEFILLLPYFFSFIIIVFIIAFLQKDLGQVVLLGGILFILLIFANRSYKVFVTLGLVGVLALVGLILAAPHRIQRIFSWWAMVQDGILMVLPSWADKYLRIEDLPEPYQVSHSLNAMNNGGFFGQGLGLGDIKLGFLSEVHTDFVLAGMTEEIGFIGLVLISIIMFLIVLRIFKISGRVENKIYHLFTIGIALMIIIAFLINSYGISGMIPIKGIAVPLLSYGGSSMLSMAIAIGMVLSISKSVDMRKKVK; from the coding sequence ATGCATTCTAACAAAAATCAAATTAAAAATAATAGAGTTTATCAAGCTGATTATGTACTATTTCTACTTGTATCTTCACTTATTATAATAAGTATTATATTCTCTTACTCCCTAAGTGTCTATACAGTGCAGTATTATGAGTATAATCAATTTCACTTTTTCTTAAGACAGCTATTTGTTGGAATTGTTTCAATTCTTTTGATGTGGGGGTTTTCATTAATAGATCCCGATAAAGTTGTCAATAGATTAGGAATGTTTTTATTTATTTTATTTTTTATACTTATGGCAGTAATGCCATTTCTTCCTTCTTCTTTAGTAACTGCTTCAGGTGGAGCTAATAGATGGATTAGGTTACCTGGATTTTCATTGTCCCCTGTAGAGTTTTTTAAAATAGGTTTTATCTATTTTCTTTCATGGTCATTTCATAGAAGATTAATTGAGATACCCAAAAAAATCACACTAAAAGAAGAGTTTATTTTACTTTTACCTTATTTTTTTAGTTTTATTATTATTGTATTTATAATTGCTTTTTTACAAAAGGATTTAGGACAAGTTGTTTTACTAGGTGGAATTTTATTTATTCTTTTAATATTTGCAAATAGATCTTACAAAGTTTTTGTTACTTTAGGTTTAGTAGGAGTTTTAGCTCTTGTTGGATTAATTTTAGCAGCACCACATAGAATTCAAAGAATTTTTTCTTGGTGGGCAATGGTACAAGATGGAATTCTAATGGTTTTACCATCGTGGGCAGATAAGTATTTAAGAATTGAAGACTTACCTGAACCATATCAAGTTTCACACTCACTAAATGCAATGAATAATGGTGGGTTTTTTGGACAAGGTTTAGGCTTAGGTGATATAAAACTTGGGTTTTTATCCGAAGTGCATACAGACTTTGTTTTAGCAGGAATGACAGAAGAGATAGGGTTTATTGGTTTAGTACTTATTAGTATAATTATGTTTTTAATTGTTCTTAGAATTTTTAAAATAAGTGGAAGAGTTGAAAATAAGATTTATCACCTGTTTACTATTGGTATAGCTTTAATGATTATAATTGCATTCTTAATTAATTCATATGGAATCTCAGGAATGATTCCTATTAAAGGTATTGCAGTTCCACTTTTATCTTATGGTGGTTCTTCAATGCTATCTATGGCAATAGCAATAGGTATGGTATTGTCTATAAGTAAATCAGTTGATATGAGAAAAAAGGTTAAATAA